In Chitinophagales bacterium, one DNA window encodes the following:
- a CDS encoding DUF3089 domain-containing protein, producing the protein MNTQLIWMLLLLSCCSCSADRYILETRFSDCPVPPPPDYGTADAWASLPFKKDPADSVAGKNNNNGEALSIADVFFIHPTIFTYKPTSAYQWNGDVNDPVLNKEADESTILYQASVFNGSCRVFAPRYRQAHISAFYKDDATDGKKALDIAYADVSTAFAYYLAHYNNGRPVIIAAHSQGTLHALHLLQDYFTDDSLKKRLVVAYLVGMPINPDSLPFLQPCQTPDQTGCYCTWSTYARNYYPPYYNNGLSHAICTNPLSWKTDSAFCGANLNEGGILRNFEKVYPQLCNAQVHDGMLWIDKPDFRGSRLLNIKNYHVADYNLFYFNIRRNVKQRIESFRSASSSH; encoded by the coding sequence GTGAATACTCAGCTTATATGGATGCTGCTACTGCTGTCATGCTGCTCCTGCAGTGCTGACCGATATATCCTGGAGACCCGCTTCAGCGACTGCCCTGTTCCGCCTCCGCCTGATTACGGAACAGCTGATGCATGGGCTTCGCTTCCATTCAAAAAAGATCCGGCAGACAGTGTTGCCGGAAAAAACAACAACAATGGAGAAGCGTTGTCCATCGCCGATGTTTTTTTTATTCATCCCACCATATTCACCTACAAACCAACATCTGCATACCAATGGAATGGCGATGTGAATGATCCGGTGCTCAATAAAGAAGCAGATGAGAGTACCATTCTTTACCAGGCCAGTGTTTTTAATGGTTCCTGCCGGGTATTTGCGCCGCGTTACCGGCAGGCTCATATCTCCGCATTTTACAAGGATGATGCAACGGATGGAAAAAAAGCGCTTGATATTGCATATGCTGATGTGAGCACAGCCTTTGCCTATTACCTTGCTCACTACAATAACGGAAGGCCGGTCATCATTGCCGCACACAGTCAGGGCACCTTACATGCTTTGCATCTGTTGCAGGATTATTTTACAGATGATTCGTTAAAGAAACGGCTGGTGGTTGCTTACCTCGTCGGAATGCCGATTAACCCGGATTCACTCCCTTTTCTTCAACCTTGCCAAACGCCTGATCAAACCGGATGCTATTGCACCTGGAGTACCTACGCCAGGAACTATTATCCGCCATATTACAATAATGGATTATCGCATGCCATCTGTACCAATCCGCTGTCATGGAAGACTGATTCAGCCTTTTGTGGTGCGAACCTGAATGAAGGCGGCATTCTGAGAAACTTTGAAAAAGTGTACCCACAACTCTGCAATGCACAGGTTCATGATGGCATGTTATGGATTGACAAACCCGACTTCCGGGGCAGCAGGCTGCTGAACATTAAAAATTACCATGTTGCAGATTATAATCTTTTCTATTTCAATATCCGGAGAAACGTAAAACAGCGGATTGAATCATTCCGGAGCGCGTCCTCCTCACATTGA
- a CDS encoding prolipoprotein diacylglyceryl transferase codes for MYPNLGYLLEDLFNTKLSGVFTLFYALQSFGFMMAMAFLAAAWTLYLEVKRKENEKLLLPLPRKVKIGEPASVTDLVTNGITGFIIGFKLIAIVLDLKDFTDNPQAFILSTRGNLLGGIAMGALLLYLKYREKEKERLPEPEEKIIQVWPRQMIGDITIVAAISGLLGAKILDNLEHLDAFLHDPIGSMLSFSGLAFYGGLIFGAAGCLYFCYRNKLPMLHMLDAAAPGLMLAYGIGRIGCQVAGDGDWGIDNLSPKPGWFIFPDWAWSYNYPHNVNQDGIPIPGCEGKYCYMLANPVFPTPLYEITAALLIFILLWIVRKKISVPGILFSIYLVLGGIERFFIEKIRVDIKYHYAGFTATQAQLIAIGMIVLGLAGIIFLRRKYTTSHKDT; via the coding sequence ATGTACCCCAACTTAGGATATTTATTGGAAGACCTTTTTAATACAAAACTCAGCGGCGTTTTCACCCTGTTCTATGCATTGCAAAGTTTTGGATTTATGATGGCAATGGCATTTTTGGCAGCTGCATGGACATTGTATCTTGAAGTAAAGAGAAAAGAAAATGAAAAGTTGTTGTTGCCTTTGCCCCGCAAAGTCAAAATCGGTGAGCCTGCCAGTGTAACGGACCTGGTGACCAATGGTATCACCGGTTTTATTATCGGTTTCAAGCTTATCGCCATCGTGCTTGACCTGAAAGATTTTACCGATAATCCGCAGGCATTCATTCTTTCCACACGCGGCAACCTGTTGGGCGGTATCGCCATGGGTGCGCTGCTGCTTTACCTGAAATACCGCGAAAAGGAAAAAGAACGCTTGCCGGAACCCGAAGAAAAAATCATCCAGGTCTGGCCACGGCAGATGATTGGTGATATTACTATCGTAGCTGCCATCAGTGGGCTGCTGGGTGCAAAGATTCTTGATAACCTTGAACATCTCGACGCTTTCCTCCATGATCCCATTGGCTCGATGCTTTCTTTCAGCGGTCTTGCCTTTTATGGCGGCTTGATTTTCGGTGCTGCCGGTTGCCTGTATTTTTGTTACCGCAATAAGTTACCCATGTTACACATGCTTGATGCTGCAGCACCGGGCCTCATGCTTGCATATGGTATTGGCCGTATCGGTTGCCAGGTGGCCGGCGACGGTGACTGGGGCATTGATAACCTTAGTCCAAAGCCAGGCTGGTTTATTTTTCCCGACTGGGCATGGTCCTACAATTACCCGCATAATGTTAACCAGGACGGTATACCAATTCCGGGTTGTGAAGGCAAGTATTGTTATATGCTGGCCAATCCTGTGTTCCCAACACCACTCTATGAAATTACTGCCGCACTGCTCATCTTTATTTTGCTGTGGATAGTTCGAAAAAAAATTTCCGTACCGGGAATATTATTCTCCATCTACCTGGTACTGGGCGGCATCGAGCGGTTTTTTATAGAAAAAATCCGGGTTGACATCAAATATCATTATGCCGGTTTCACCGCTACACAGGCACAACTCATTGCTATCGGAATGATTGTTTTAGGCCTTGCAGGCATTATTTTTTTACGAAGAAAATATACCACATCTCATAAGGATACATAA
- a CDS encoding Gfo/Idh/MocA family oxidoreductase produces MIKIGVLGTGHLGKIHLKLIREIPEFELVGFFDPNDENAVQAAREFGATRFDNLDELIGQVDAVDIVTNTLSHYECAVKAIKRSKHIFVEKPLTNTLQEAHDLIKLAEEARIKAQVGHVERFNPAFLAIKSHSLNPMFIETHRLAQFNPRGTDVPVVLDLMIHDIDIILSMVKSTVKRISASGVAVISHSPDIANARIEFDNGCVANITASRISLKQMRKMRMFQRDGYISVDFLDKKAEIIRLSDKRDSDNPFAIELSTGDTETKVINFERPEVKPINAIKMELELFNEAIAADKEPPVTLLDGYNAMNIAYQIIEKIERTNS; encoded by the coding sequence ATGATAAAGATAGGAGTGCTGGGTACCGGACATTTGGGAAAAATCCATCTTAAGCTCATTCGGGAAATACCTGAATTTGAACTGGTAGGTTTTTTTGATCCGAATGATGAGAATGCGGTTCAGGCTGCCCGGGAATTTGGTGCCACGCGCTTTGATAACTTGGATGAACTGATCGGGCAGGTAGATGCGGTGGATATTGTTACCAATACCTTGTCGCATTATGAATGTGCGGTAAAGGCCATTAAAAGATCAAAGCACATATTTGTTGAAAAGCCTTTAACGAATACGCTGCAGGAGGCACATGACCTCATTAAGCTTGCCGAGGAGGCCAGGATAAAGGCGCAGGTTGGCCATGTGGAGCGGTTCAATCCGGCTTTCCTGGCGATCAAATCGCATTCCCTGAACCCGATGTTCATTGAGACACACCGTCTTGCACAGTTTAATCCCAGGGGAACGGATGTACCCGTTGTGCTTGACCTGATGATTCATGATATTGATATTATCCTGAGCATGGTGAAGTCTACCGTGAAACGTATCAGCGCCAGCGGCGTGGCAGTGATTTCTCATTCACCCGATATTGCAAATGCAAGAATTGAGTTTGATAATGGCTGCGTCGCAAATATTACCGCCAGCCGCATCTCTTTAAAACAAATGAGGAAGATGCGCATGTTTCAGAGAGATGGTTACATAAGCGTTGATTTTCTCGACAAGAAGGCGGAGATCATCCGGCTTTCCGATAAGCGCGACAGCGATAATCCCTTTGCCATTGAGTTAAGTACGGGTGATACCGAAACCAAGGTGATAAATTTTGAACGACCTGAAGTAAAACCCATTAACGCTATTAAAATGGAGCTTGAGTTATTTAATGAAGCAATAGCTGCCGATAAAGAGCCGCCTGTTACCCTGCTTGATGGCTACAATGCCATGAATATTGCCTATCAGATTATTGAAAAAATTGAGCGTACCAATTCCTGA
- a CDS encoding MBL fold metallo-hydrolase, producing the protein MRRLHLLLIFNAILALIYLPGCSNYGLEVEKVDPDFYILPGEGGNSGVLIGDSVILVIDTKMKQGAERFSRWVMDRAKGKRIVVVNTHIHKDHTGGNHYYEDAEIVAGDYGNQFWLQNNAREDMPNRWLVDTMHLDVGGEIVTIENIGQAHTFDDVVVYLRDRKTLFTGDVVLNGYHPYLEESVGANVDDYQTAMQHLLNEYDVKTVVPGHGAIGGAELIAGFQQYFEDMKSASEDVDLAEKMRQKYKHYRGAPINKAGFDQTINFIRSNATLRN; encoded by the coding sequence ATGCGGCGGCTGCATCTGTTACTCATTTTCAATGCCATCTTAGCTTTGATTTACCTGCCCGGATGTTCCAACTACGGACTGGAGGTAGAAAAAGTGGATCCTGATTTTTACATTCTACCCGGTGAAGGCGGCAACAGTGGTGTGCTTATCGGTGATTCTGTGATCCTGGTGATTGACACAAAAATGAAACAGGGAGCTGAGCGGTTTAGCCGTTGGGTAATGGATCGCGCTAAGGGAAAACGGATCGTGGTGGTCAATACGCATATTCATAAGGATCATACCGGCGGCAATCATTATTATGAAGATGCCGAAATAGTGGCCGGTGATTATGGCAATCAGTTTTGGCTGCAAAATAATGCGAGGGAAGACATGCCCAACCGCTGGCTGGTAGACACCATGCACCTGGATGTAGGTGGTGAAATTGTGACCATTGAAAATATCGGGCAGGCGCATACATTTGATGATGTGGTGGTTTACCTGAGAGACCGTAAGACACTCTTTACCGGCGACGTGGTGCTCAATGGCTATCACCCTTACCTGGAAGAAAGTGTTGGTGCCAATGTAGATGATTACCAGACTGCGATGCAGCACTTGCTGAATGAATACGATGTAAAAACAGTGGTGCCCGGTCATGGGGCCATCGGCGGCGCTGAATTGATAGCCGGCTTTCAGCAATACTTTGAAGACATGAAATCAGCCTCTGAAGATGTAGATCTTGCGGAGAAAATGCGACAAAAATATAAGCATTACAGGGGAGCACCCATCAACAAAGCGGGATTTGATCAGACGATTAATTTCATCCGCAGCAATGCAACCTTGCGGAACTGA
- a CDS encoding PepSY-like domain-containing protein — translation MKKIIAIVALVVLTNYVSAQTINASLVPQVVKNKMQEKYPAAKGVYWKQSDAGFIEANFSDNGKKCNAIFLTTGGWVSTDCEITAEEFPAAASSYLSNPANADKVTKYYASDTKAKGRQYSADVKKDGKAMQFIFDGEGNLIMKGPKN, via the coding sequence ATGAAAAAGATAATCGCAATAGTAGCATTGGTTGTATTGACAAATTATGTGTCAGCGCAAACCATCAACGCCAGCCTTGTTCCACAGGTGGTGAAAAACAAAATGCAGGAAAAGTATCCTGCTGCCAAGGGCGTTTACTGGAAGCAGTCGGATGCCGGATTTATCGAAGCGAACTTCAGCGATAATGGCAAAAAGTGTAATGCCATTTTTCTTACTACCGGAGGATGGGTTAGCACCGATTGTGAAATTACGGCTGAAGAATTTCCGGCAGCGGCAAGCTCCTACCTCTCTAATCCTGCCAATGCTGATAAGGTGACAAAATACTATGCTTCAGATACCAAAGCCAAAGGCAGGCAATATTCTGCTGATGTTAAAAAAGACGGGAAAGCAATGCAGTTTATTTTCGACGGAGAAGGTAACCTGATCATGAAAGGGCCGAAGAATTAA
- a CDS encoding peptidase E, translating into MTPTIVAIGGGSMAEGVNLSIYHEIVRLSGKKKPSALFIPTASGDDLSYVANFRDVFGKQLGCHTESLLLLKNAPAPADIKKLIRQADIIYVGGGNTLMMMRRWRFLSVDKLLLKAAQEGKVLAGTSAGAICWFQYGHSDSEFYYHPEDWQWIRVKCLGIIPFTACPHCLKEGRLAHFVQMIKNHGGTGIALDDCTAFEFVDGRFRILRSNDAAQAFRIEKINGQVITTSFEVSDRFQDL; encoded by the coding sequence ATGACACCTACTATTGTTGCCATTGGTGGAGGAAGCATGGCGGAAGGTGTCAACCTGTCTATCTACCATGAAATTGTCCGGCTATCCGGAAAGAAAAAACCTTCAGCACTATTTATCCCTACCGCTTCCGGTGATGATCTCAGTTATGTTGCAAACTTCCGGGATGTTTTCGGAAAGCAACTTGGCTGTCATACGGAATCCCTGCTGTTATTAAAAAACGCGCCTGCTCCAGCTGACATTAAAAAGCTTATCCGGCAGGCTGACATCATCTACGTTGGCGGTGGCAACACTTTGATGATGATGCGGCGCTGGAGATTCCTAAGCGTTGACAAACTGCTGCTAAAGGCTGCGCAGGAAGGAAAAGTTCTGGCCGGAACAAGTGCCGGCGCTATCTGCTGGTTTCAATATGGCCATAGTGATTCTGAATTTTATTACCATCCTGAAGACTGGCAATGGATACGGGTAAAATGCCTTGGCATCATTCCATTTACCGCTTGCCCGCATTGCCTGAAAGAAGGAAGGCTTGCGCATTTTGTACAGATGATAAAAAATCACGGTGGCACCGGCATTGCGCTCGACGACTGCACTGCTTTTGAATTCGTAGATGGCCGGTTCCGCATTCTTCGTTCCAATGATGCAGCACAGGCATTCAGAATAGAGAAGATAAACGGGCAGGTGATCACGACATCTTTTGAAGTCTCAGACAGATTTCAGGATTTATAA
- the gyrB gene encoding DNA topoisomerase (ATP-hydrolyzing) subunit B, producing the protein MTEDVKDEVKSSRKKSDYTAENIQVLEGLEAVRKRPAMYIGDIGTRGLHHLVYEVVDNSIDEALAGYCKNIDVFINEDNSITVSDDGRGIPTEIMKKEGRSALEVVMTVLHAGGKFNKDTYKVSGGLHGVGVSCVNALSTHLKVVVNYNGKSFVQEYNCGKPLYPVKQTGSSNITGTSVTFLPDPTIFKTTEFKYDTIEARLKELSFLNKGIRLSLTDRREKDENGNHPTDVFLSKGGLQEFVQYLDATRVPLIPDPIVVEGARDQVMVEIAMQYNTAYNENVHSYVNNINTLEGGTHVSGFRRAITRVFKAYAEKNNLFSKIDFEITGDDFREGLTAVISVKVPEPQFEGQTKTKLGNSEVLGVVDTSVGEMLTNYLEEHPREAKVIISKVVLTATARNAARKARELVQRKNGLTGSGLPGKLADCSDNDPEACELYLVEGDSAGGTAKQGRNRRFQAILPLRGKILNVEKAMEHKIYDNEEIKNMFTAMGVSIGTVGDDKALNLEKLRYHKIIIMTDADVDGSHITTLILTFFFRYMKALIETGKIYIAAPPLYLVKKGKEQQYCWDDEDRKAAVTRIGGGKDDSVTIQRYKGLGEMNAEQLWETTMNPDTRTLWQVTIESAAEADHIFSMLMGDDVPPRRDFIEKHAKYARLDI; encoded by the coding sequence ATCACAGAAGACGTAAAAGACGAGGTAAAATCCAGCCGGAAAAAGAGCGATTATACGGCTGAAAATATACAGGTGCTGGAAGGACTGGAAGCCGTACGCAAGCGGCCTGCCATGTATATTGGCGATATCGGTACCCGCGGACTCCACCACCTGGTGTATGAAGTGGTGGATAATTCGATTGACGAAGCATTAGCCGGCTATTGCAAAAACATTGATGTCTTCATCAACGAAGACAACTCCATCACCGTATCTGACGATGGTCGCGGTATTCCAACAGAAATCATGAAAAAGGAAGGCCGTTCGGCGCTTGAGGTTGTTATGACCGTGCTGCATGCCGGCGGTAAATTCAATAAAGACACTTATAAGGTTTCCGGCGGCTTACACGGCGTGGGTGTTTCCTGCGTAAATGCCTTATCTACACACCTGAAGGTGGTGGTGAACTATAATGGAAAGTCATTCGTACAGGAATATAACTGCGGTAAGCCTTTATATCCTGTAAAACAAACCGGCAGCAGCAATATTACCGGCACTTCCGTTACGTTTCTTCCCGATCCCACGATTTTCAAAACCACCGAGTTTAAGTATGATACAATAGAGGCCAGGTTGAAAGAGCTCAGTTTCCTGAATAAAGGCATCAGGCTCTCCCTCACCGACCGGCGGGAGAAGGATGAAAACGGTAATCATCCAACGGATGTATTTCTGTCAAAAGGCGGATTGCAGGAGTTTGTGCAATACCTCGATGCCACCAGGGTTCCGTTGATACCGGACCCTATTGTGGTGGAAGGTGCCCGCGACCAGGTAATGGTGGAAATCGCCATGCAGTACAATACGGCATACAATGAAAATGTTCATTCTTACGTAAATAACATTAACACGCTGGAAGGTGGCACCCATGTCTCAGGTTTCAGAAGGGCAATTACCCGCGTTTTTAAAGCTTATGCCGAAAAAAACAACCTCTTCAGCAAAATCGACTTTGAGATCACTGGTGATGACTTCAGAGAAGGACTGACCGCTGTTATCTCCGTTAAAGTACCGGAACCACAGTTCGAAGGCCAAACCAAAACCAAACTCGGCAACTCGGAAGTATTAGGTGTGGTGGATACGAGCGTGGGCGAGATGCTGACCAATTACCTCGAGGAACATCCGCGTGAAGCAAAGGTCATTATCAGCAAAGTAGTGCTCACCGCCACGGCGCGCAATGCTGCCCGTAAGGCGAGGGAACTGGTGCAACGGAAAAATGGCTTAACAGGATCAGGTTTGCCGGGTAAGCTGGCTGACTGCTCCGATAATGATCCGGAAGCATGTGAACTCTACCTCGTGGAAGGTGATTCTGCCGGCGGAACAGCCAAGCAGGGACGCAACAGGCGCTTCCAGGCCATCCTTCCTTTGAGGGGAAAGATCCTGAATGTTGAAAAGGCCATGGAGCATAAGATTTATGATAACGAGGAAATCAAGAATATGTTTACCGCCATGGGCGTAAGCATCGGGACCGTCGGCGATGATAAAGCACTTAACCTGGAGAAACTCCGCTATCATAAGATCATCATCATGACAGATGCTGATGTGGATGGCAGCCACATTACAACCCTTATTCTCACCTTCTTTTTCAGGTATATGAAGGCGCTGATTGAAACGGGCAAAATATACATTGCGGCACCACCGCTTTACCTGGTAAAAAAAGGCAAAGAGCAGCAATATTGCTGGGATGATGAAGACCGCAAAGCGGCAGTAACCAGAATTGGCGGTGGAAAGGATGATTCAGTGACGATACAACGGTACAAAGGTCTTGGTGAAATGAATGCGGAACAGTTATGGGAAACCACCATGAATCCCGATACACGCACACTCTGGCAGGTGACTATTGAAAGTGCAGCAGAAGCAGATCACATCTTTTCGATGCTGATGGGTGATGATGTGCCGCCACGTCGTGATTTTATTGAGAAACATGCAAAATACGCAAGGCTGGATATTTAA
- a CDS encoding sugar transferase translates to MKETIQQKGIVPYAITDYLMALLSWALFFIVRKLCIDNYPIEQFPQFLNDPRFIQGIVIIPFGWLLLYFVTGTYTSIYLKSRVGEMTRTLFVTMAGVILLFFSVLIDDQVQGYRDYYSSVFILFVIHVVLTIIGRLIVLNAGKRQMINGQVYFPTLFIGGNKRAIEIYQEINGKSKSQGYRFIGFVDTNGNGNGLSTYLPKLGALTSLEEIIMSHSIKQVVVAIESSEHHQLKEILNQLADKNVIIKIVPDMFDILTGSVRMNHLLGASFIEIYPQLMPEWQCIMKRMLDITISGTLLIMLLPLYIFVAIKVKLSSPGSIIYSQERIGIYNKPFKIYKFRSMFTNAETNGPLLSSHEDPRITSWGRIMRKWRLDELPQFYNVLKGEMSIVGPRPERRYYIDQILMQTSDYKHLLRVKPGITSLGMVKFGYAENLNQMISRMKYDLLYIENMSLMLDFRVLLYTFRTILQGRGK, encoded by the coding sequence ATGAAAGAAACGATTCAACAAAAAGGTATTGTGCCCTATGCTATAACGGACTATCTGATGGCATTGCTGTCGTGGGCTCTTTTTTTTATCGTACGGAAGCTTTGCATTGATAACTATCCCATTGAACAGTTCCCGCAATTCTTAAATGATCCAAGGTTTATCCAGGGCATTGTCATCATTCCTTTCGGCTGGCTGCTTTTGTATTTTGTAACAGGAACCTATACAAGCATCTATCTCAAGAGTCGTGTTGGTGAAATGACGAGGACGCTTTTTGTGACTATGGCAGGCGTTATCCTGCTTTTTTTCAGCGTGTTAATTGACGATCAGGTACAGGGCTATCGTGATTATTACAGTTCTGTATTTATTCTTTTTGTGATCCATGTTGTGCTCACCATTATCGGCAGACTTATTGTGCTGAATGCGGGAAAGCGGCAGATGATCAATGGGCAGGTTTATTTTCCCACATTGTTTATAGGCGGCAACAAACGTGCGATTGAAATATACCAGGAGATCAACGGGAAATCAAAATCACAGGGCTACCGCTTCATTGGTTTCGTTGATACCAACGGCAATGGCAATGGATTGAGCACCTACCTGCCCAAGCTGGGCGCACTCACCAGTCTTGAAGAAATTATCATGTCGCATTCCATAAAGCAGGTCGTCGTGGCGATTGAATCTTCTGAACATCATCAGCTTAAGGAAATCCTGAATCAACTGGCTGATAAAAATGTAATTATCAAGATTGTGCCCGACATGTTTGATATTCTCACAGGCTCAGTCAGAATGAATCACTTGTTGGGAGCGTCTTTTATTGAAATTTACCCGCAGCTGATGCCTGAATGGCAGTGCATCATGAAGCGCATGCTCGATATCACCATATCGGGTACACTCCTCATCATGCTGCTGCCACTGTATATTTTTGTTGCCATCAAGGTAAAGCTCTCGTCGCCGGGCAGCATCATATATTCGCAGGAAAGGATCGGCATTTACAATAAGCCTTTTAAAATTTACAAGTTCAGAAGCATGTTTACGAATGCGGAGACCAACGGTCCATTATTGTCATCGCATGAAGATCCGCGCATCACTTCCTGGGGACGTATTATGCGCAAATGGAGGCTCGACGAACTGCCGCAGTTTTATAATGTACTGAAAGGCGAAATGAGCATTGTAGGCCCGCGGCCTGAACGGAGGTATTATATCGACCAGATTCTGATGCAGACAAGTGATTACAAACACCTGCTTCGTGTAAAACCCGGCATCACCTCGCTCGGTATGGTGAAATTCGGATATGCAGAAAATCTGAATCAGATGATATCCAGGATGAAATATGACCTTTTATATATTGAGAATATGTCACTGATGCTTGACTTCAGGGTATTGCTTTATACCTTCAGAACAATTTTACAGGGAAGAGGAAAGTAA
- the mtaB gene encoding tRNA (N(6)-L-threonylcarbamoyladenosine(37)-C(2))-methylthiotransferase MtaB: MLTTKTIAFHTLGCKLNFSETSSISRQLEADGFMKVSLHETPDVVVINTCSVTENADKECRQIVRKALRYNPAAQIVIIGCYAQLKPDEIASIEGVDLVLGAKEKFRLADYLKTLPEKKMPAEKGAIHSCDVADVRLFESSYSTGERTRAFLKVQDGCDYSCTFCTIPLARGKSRSDTIRHVIAQSDLLAELGIREVVLTGVNIGDFGIHDPLSGKRPETFFGLIKSLDRESSIERFRISSLEPNLLKDEIIEFVAQSRRFMPHFHLPLQSGSDNILKRMQRRYLSALYAGRVARIKSLIPHCCIGVDVITGFPGETDEEFLQSYNFINALDVSYLHVFTYSERENTVASALDGKVPLQVRQDRTRMLRILSEKKRQEFYRQQLGTKRDVLFEQPSTPSMQEGFTDNYVKVKVNQSALLSGKMATVCLKANMEDWVHGEIVSEKMTAPAQMVPG, translated from the coding sequence ATGCTTACAACAAAAACAATCGCCTTTCATACGCTCGGATGTAAGCTGAATTTTTCAGAAACATCATCTATCTCCAGGCAGCTGGAAGCAGATGGATTCATGAAAGTGAGTTTGCATGAAACACCGGATGTGGTGGTTATCAATACCTGTTCCGTAACGGAAAATGCAGATAAAGAATGCCGGCAGATCGTGCGTAAAGCCCTCCGGTATAACCCGGCCGCGCAAATAGTTATCATCGGTTGCTATGCACAATTGAAACCAGATGAGATAGCCTCCATTGAAGGAGTTGATCTCGTGCTCGGCGCAAAAGAAAAATTCAGGTTGGCCGATTACCTCAAAACGCTGCCTGAAAAAAAGATGCCGGCAGAAAAGGGCGCCATTCATTCCTGTGATGTAGCAGACGTCCGGCTTTTTGAGAGCAGCTATTCTACAGGAGAAAGAACGCGGGCTTTTCTGAAAGTACAGGACGGCTGTGACTACAGTTGCACCTTCTGCACGATCCCATTGGCACGCGGTAAAAGCCGCAGCGATACCATCCGTCATGTGATAGCACAGTCAGATCTGCTTGCTGAACTGGGCATCAGGGAAGTGGTGCTGACAGGCGTGAATATTGGTGATTTCGGAATTCATGATCCCTTATCAGGAAAAAGGCCTGAAACATTTTTCGGGCTTATTAAGTCACTTGACAGGGAAAGCAGTATCGAACGGTTTCGTATTTCATCCTTAGAACCCAATCTGCTGAAAGATGAAATAATTGAATTTGTGGCGCAATCAAGGCGCTTCATGCCGCACTTTCATCTTCCATTGCAATCAGGTTCCGATAATATTCTGAAGAGGATGCAGCGCCGTTATCTTTCCGCTTTGTATGCCGGTCGGGTTGCCAGGATAAAATCTCTCATTCCCCACTGTTGTATCGGCGTGGATGTTATCACGGGATTTCCCGGCGAGACAGACGAAGAATTCCTGCAATCATATAATTTCATTAACGCACTTGATGTCAGCTATCTGCACGTATTTACCTATTCTGAACGCGAAAATACCGTGGCTTCTGCACTGGATGGCAAGGTACCACTGCAGGTAAGGCAGGATAGAACCAGGATGCTGCGCATACTCTCCGAAAAAAAACGGCAGGAATTTTACCGGCAACAACTGGGAACAAAAAGAGATGTATTGTTTGAGCAGCCTTCAACACCATCTATGCAGGAAGGATTTACAGATAACTATGTTAAAGTGAAAGTAAACCAGTCTGCATTGTTAAGCGGAAAAATGGCTACTGTATGTTTAAAAGCAAATATGGAAGACTGGGTTCATGGAGAAATCGTATCTGAGAAAATGACGGCACCGGCACAAATGGTACCTGGATAA
- a CDS encoding DUF4468 domain-containing protein: protein MMNDQTFTPDVSLDFSIRKLFAVPLKGFFWFCCLLWTGLTANAQKDRPVKPDLPLNDENEQVYYMEVVPMDGVEKLELYRRSQQWMKSYFKNPAGFLESSDSVSGLLTMKPQFPVYRILKNGVKAQAAIIRYTLVLGFKDGKYRYEIKDVNLKAASYEPIEKLFNENDPNIADNYNTLQEADKNFRELINNLKESMKEPSVKVKKDEW, encoded by the coding sequence ATGATGAATGATCAAACTTTTACCCCTGATGTATCATTGGATTTTTCCATACGGAAATTATTCGCAGTTCCTTTAAAGGGATTTTTCTGGTTTTGTTGCCTGTTATGGACGGGCTTGACGGCAAATGCGCAAAAGGACAGGCCGGTGAAGCCTGACCTTCCCCTGAATGATGAAAACGAGCAGGTGTATTATATGGAAGTGGTTCCCATGGATGGGGTAGAAAAGCTGGAGTTGTACCGGCGTTCGCAGCAATGGATGAAATCGTACTTCAAAAATCCGGCAGGCTTTCTCGAATCTTCAGATTCCGTAAGCGGTTTATTGACCATGAAGCCGCAATTTCCGGTGTACCGTATCTTGAAAAACGGAGTTAAAGCCCAGGCTGCCATCATCCGGTACACATTAGTGCTGGGGTTTAAAGACGGCAAATACAGGTATGAGATTAAGGATGTTAACCTGAAGGCTGCCAGTTATGAACCGATTGAAAAGTTGTTCAATGAAAATGATCCGAATATCGCAGACAACTACAATACGTTGCAGGAAGCTGATAAGAATTTCAGAGAGCTGATCAACAATCTGAAGGAGTCGATGAAAGAACCCAGTGTGAAAGTGAAGAAAGATGAATGGTAA